In Streptococcus salivarius, the following are encoded in one genomic region:
- a CDS encoding thioredoxin family protein, translating to MKIKIESAWKSLCDAFPKLKDNPLYKGWYISYAILVTLSILTVVVVNHRVVYAFPFDWFGLLFGIILPWVLTTFYIVYQGVDHAHQFTSTKVVLGLFMLPVILIGFTSNFKNEYSYSNRMVTMVFDQELTQQSFHATKITSNQLDYFKEDNVIFPYKKNTASEIYVFFRPDCPYCQKSIPVLNKSLTEKERNKIIYVNVLDESGKDLAKAMGVEKAATAVIYHKDKNSGGWSKRIERMAGGKHEAPRLDEDAIHDIVSVAKEETK from the coding sequence ATGAAAATAAAAATTGAATCTGCTTGGAAATCCCTCTGTGATGCATTTCCAAAATTAAAGGATAATCCTCTTTACAAGGGTTGGTATATTAGCTATGCGATCCTTGTGACATTATCTATTTTGACGGTAGTTGTAGTGAACCATAGGGTTGTCTATGCATTTCCGTTTGATTGGTTTGGTTTGCTTTTTGGGATTATCTTACCTTGGGTTCTTACGACCTTTTATATCGTATATCAAGGTGTGGACCATGCCCACCAGTTTACATCGACTAAAGTTGTTCTTGGGTTATTTATGTTACCTGTAATTCTGATTGGTTTTACTTCTAATTTTAAAAATGAATACAGTTATAGTAATCGTATGGTTACGATGGTTTTTGATCAGGAACTCACGCAACAAAGTTTCCACGCAACAAAGATTACATCAAACCAGCTTGATTATTTTAAAGAAGATAATGTCATTTTTCCTTATAAGAAAAATACTGCTTCAGAGATATATGTGTTCTTTCGACCTGATTGCCCTTACTGTCAAAAATCAATTCCAGTACTCAATAAGAGCTTAACTGAAAAAGAACGAAACAAGATTATCTATGTTAATGTTCTTGACGAAAGTGGCAAAGATTTAGCTAAAGCTATGGGAGTAGAGAAAGCAGCAACAGCAGTTATCTATCATAAGGATAAGAACTCTGGTGGATGGTCCAAACGTATTGAACGAATGGCTGGAGGGAAGCATGAAGCACCTCGTCTTGATGAGGATGCTATCCATGATATTGTGTCAGTCGCAAAGGAGGAAACAAAATAA